From Gopherus flavomarginatus isolate rGopFla2 chromosome 7, rGopFla2.mat.asm, whole genome shotgun sequence, the proteins below share one genomic window:
- the LOC127055208 gene encoding collagen alpha-1(I) chain-like → MEPACEVSRRGGLAPFSGPRALAAPESAGSPGPEPPNGCTAPLPAKAAYGQDPASCYIPLRRLQDLASMISAEYLSGAASPRPPEPAALAGPQAAGSPQAPAELGRRSLAGATCCEEPAAELGRAGPAGGSAGRGPHEPIAAVLCSPSPPAERQGQAPRDAAGGKRTERVELRPVPGKIPIRVPAPCGAP, encoded by the exons ATGGAGCCGGCCTGCGAGGTGAGCCGCAGGGGCGGCCTGGCCCCCTTCTCCGGCCCGCGGGCCCTGGCCGCGCCCGAGAGCGCGGGCAGCCCCGGCCCTGAGCCGCCCAATGGCTGCACGGCGCCGCTCCCCGCCAAGGCGGCCTACGGCCAGGACCCGGCCTCCTGCTACATCCCGCTGCGCCGGCTGCAGGACCTCGCCTCCATGATCAGCGCCGAGTACCTCAGCGGCGCCGCCTCCCCGCGCCCGCCCGAGCCCGCGGCCCTGGCCGGCCCGCAGGCCGCCGGCAGCCCCCAGGCCCCGGCCGAGCTCGGCCGGAGAAGCCTcgccggagccacctgctgcgaGGAGCCGgcggcagagctgggcagggccgGGCCTGCAGGCGGCTCCGCGGGCCGCGGGCCCCACGAGCCCATCGCGGCCGTGCTGTGCTCCCCCTCGCCGCCGGCCGAGCGGCAGGGCCAGGCCCCCCGGGACGCCGCAGGGGGGAAAAGGACGGAGCGGGTGGAGCTGCGCCCGGTGCCCGG GAAGATCCCGATCCGAGTGCCGGCACCCTGCGGAGCGCCATAG